The following coding sequences lie in one Pectobacterium sp. A5351 genomic window:
- a CDS encoding tail fiber assembly protein codes for MSNYSTQIKNAELNEHGLAINAGWITVYHVNPTTREYQSASYEYVMLGVGLPADSYADEPELPPVGQALRRTADGKSWEQVPDYRGQIIYSTETRQPQTVTQFGELPNNATLLKPATEFDIWNGKKWVIDKVAQAAATVKAAQSELASRKAAATSRINELTYAVNLDIATDEEKAALTVWQTYAVLLSRVDVNSADINWPTVPDSKLIATTDQ; via the coding sequence ATGAGCAACTATTCAACACAAATCAAAAACGCCGAACTGAACGAACATGGGTTAGCCATCAATGCAGGCTGGATTACGGTTTATCACGTTAACCCAACGACACGCGAATATCAGTCAGCGAGTTACGAGTACGTCATGCTGGGTGTTGGTTTGCCCGCTGACAGCTACGCAGACGAACCGGAATTACCGCCAGTCGGACAAGCATTGCGCCGAACGGCTGACGGTAAATCATGGGAGCAGGTGCCAGACTATCGCGGTCAAATCATTTACAGCACGGAAACGCGCCAGCCGCAGACGGTTACACAGTTTGGCGAATTGCCTAATAACGCCACGTTGCTGAAACCTGCCACCGAGTTTGACATCTGGAACGGGAAAAAATGGGTGATCGACAAAGTAGCGCAGGCAGCGGCAACAGTAAAAGCGGCGCAGAGCGAGTTAGCCTCACGTAAAGCGGCAGCAACATCGCGCATTAATGAACTGACCTATGCGGTCAATCTGGACATTGCGACCGATGAAGAGAAAGCCGCGCTGACGGTGTGGCAGACCTATGCCGTGTTGCTGAGCCGTGTTGATGTGAATAGTGCTGATATCAACTGGCCGACTGTGCCGGATAGTAAATTGATCGCTACAACCGATCAATAA
- a CDS encoding phage tail protein codes for MSAKFFALLTNIGAARLANATALGSRLNITQMAVGDGGGVLPTPNPTQIALINEKRRAAINTLSVDTKNPSQIIAEQVIPETEGGWWIREIGLFDDDGNLIAIANCPETYKPQLQEGSGRIQTVRMILIVSSTDAVTLKIDPAIVLATRSYVDNAVIEVKAYADNLMKLHLASADPHPQYAPKASPTLTGKPTAPTATQASNDTQLATTAFVKAALAALVNGSPAALDTLQELANALGNDPNFSITMLNAIANVKADAANQLNAHASAVDPHTQYAPKVSPALTGTPTAPTAGAAANDTQIATTAFVKAAVAALVNGSPAALDTLQELANALGNDPNFSTSMLNAIAGKLAKDQNGADIPNPALFRKNIGIIESAWGGKAVQLRDVNIQDYFKTNRPSDLYQCDSANVTGLPAGFGPSIIEWKSSADGFGVLSIVDVTNPSRTACVVLSNGNWQGWVTPVVSHASTTRIPTRIIEINEPNVNGDYVIEYGGTNGTPSYCYVDFHTDGKQSTDYNVRIAAPPPAPGESLSLLNITASKLLVNSARVWTEGDFTLPLRKEYGGSGMETGAVGNAITTKFATIADWLYVCDRSGNNLCGSVEFEGSGWASFLSVRHRSGGGHDGHDWGWILADEDMTGGSYDYFTLRKKTSNGWLGAVKLYHSGNLTPSTIGAMPTSELVGMPQLFPGAVAPAGWLKCNGQQFDTVQYPVLASRYPSGFLPDLRGEFVRGWDDGRGVDAGRALMSAQSDMFKSHSHATDWQMYAESGALNDHIANGGNTIEPTIFTLPTAETGGNETRPRNIALNYIVRAA; via the coding sequence ATGAGTGCAAAATTTTTTGCCCTGTTAACCAACATCGGCGCGGCCAGACTGGCTAACGCTACCGCGCTGGGTAGCCGCCTGAACATCACCCAGATGGCCGTGGGTGACGGCGGCGGCGTATTGCCGACACCGAATCCGACACAAATCGCGTTGATAAACGAAAAACGTAGGGCGGCTATCAACACTCTGAGTGTTGACACGAAAAACCCTAGTCAGATTATTGCCGAGCAAGTGATCCCAGAAACCGAGGGAGGATGGTGGATACGTGAAATCGGCCTGTTTGACGATGACGGCAATTTGATTGCTATCGCCAACTGCCCTGAGACGTACAAGCCGCAGCTACAGGAAGGTAGCGGCCGCATCCAGACCGTGCGCATGATCCTGATTGTCAGCAGTACCGATGCTGTGACGCTGAAAATCGATCCAGCTATCGTGCTTGCAACGCGGAGTTATGTAGATAACGCAGTGATTGAGGTGAAAGCCTATGCGGATAATCTGATGAAGCTGCACCTTGCCTCGGCTGATCCTCACCCGCAGTACGCGCCAAAGGCCAGTCCAACCCTTACAGGTAAACCCACGGCACCTACAGCTACGCAGGCATCGAATGACACGCAACTGGCAACCACGGCCTTTGTGAAAGCGGCACTCGCGGCATTGGTTAACGGCTCTCCTGCCGCACTGGATACGCTGCAAGAACTGGCTAACGCGCTCGGCAATGACCCGAACTTTTCGATAACGATGCTGAATGCGATTGCTAACGTTAAGGCTGATGCAGCCAATCAGTTGAATGCTCATGCGTCAGCGGTAGATCCGCACACCCAATACGCGCCAAAAGTCAGTCCCGCACTGACCGGAACGCCGACAGCACCAACCGCCGGAGCAGCGGCAAATGATACGCAAATAGCGACCACAGCCTTTGTAAAAGCAGCGGTAGCTGCATTGGTAAACGGTTCCCCTGCGGCACTGGATACGCTGCAAGAGCTGGCTAACGCGCTGGGGAATGACCCGAACTTTTCCACTTCGATGTTGAATGCGATTGCTGGCAAGTTGGCAAAAGACCAGAACGGCGCGGATATCCCCAATCCTGCATTGTTCCGTAAAAACATCGGGATAATCGAATCTGCGTGGGGCGGAAAAGCCGTGCAATTACGCGACGTCAATATCCAAGACTATTTTAAAACGAATCGCCCGTCAGACTTGTATCAATGTGATTCCGCTAACGTGACGGGGTTACCTGCTGGTTTTGGTCCTAGCATTATTGAATGGAAATCATCGGCTGACGGGTTCGGCGTACTGAGCATTGTAGATGTGACCAATCCGTCCCGAACGGCATGTGTTGTCTTGAGTAATGGTAATTGGCAGGGCTGGGTAACGCCCGTCGTGTCTCATGCTAGTACAACTCGTATCCCGACTCGAATCATTGAAATCAATGAACCTAATGTAAATGGTGATTATGTCATTGAGTACGGCGGAACGAACGGCACCCCATCATATTGTTATGTTGATTTTCATACAGATGGAAAACAAAGCACTGACTATAACGTCCGTATTGCTGCCCCGCCGCCTGCACCTGGCGAATCCTTATCACTGCTGAATATCACCGCTAGTAAACTTCTTGTGAATTCTGCAAGGGTCTGGACTGAAGGTGACTTTACGTTACCGCTGCGCAAGGAGTACGGCGGCAGCGGCATGGAAACGGGTGCTGTCGGAAACGCAATAACGACCAAGTTTGCGACTATTGCTGACTGGCTCTATGTATGTGACCGCTCTGGAAATAATTTATGTGGTTCAGTTGAATTTGAAGGGTCTGGCTGGGCATCGTTTTTATCAGTACGCCACCGCTCTGGGGGTGGGCATGATGGGCATGATTGGGGGTGGATTCTTGCTGATGAAGATATGACGGGCGGTTCGTATGACTATTTTACGTTACGTAAAAAGACGAGTAATGGATGGTTAGGTGCAGTCAAGTTATATCATTCAGGAAACCTCACCCCGTCAACAATCGGCGCAATGCCTACATCTGAGTTGGTTGGAATGCCGCAGTTGTTCCCTGGCGCAGTAGCGCCAGCGGGCTGGCTAAAATGCAACGGTCAACAGTTCGACACAGTGCAATACCCTGTTCTTGCATCCCGTTATCCGAGCGGTTTCCTGCCTGATTTACGCGGCGAATTCGTTCGCGGCTGGGATGATGGGCGTGGAGTTGATGCTGGGCGGGCGTTGATGTCAGCGCAATCGGATATGTTCAAATCGCACTCGCACGCGACCGACTGGCAAATGTACGCAGAATCCGGTGCGTTAAATGACCACATAGCAAACGGCGGTAACACTATCGAACCAACAATATTTACGTTGCCGACCGCAGAAACGGGTGGAAACGAAACACGCCCCCGCAACATCGCACTTAACTACATCGTGAGAGCCGCATAA
- a CDS encoding phage tail protein I, with protein sequence MNNSLLPVGSSDLEIAAAKACAELSRTPIPLRQLCDPDSCPSGLLPYLAWAFSVDRWDEKWPEIIKRQAIKDAWFIHRHKGTVGALRRVVEPFGYLIRIIEWWQNGEEPGTFRLDIGVQDSGITEETFYELERLIADAKPASRHLLGLNINLDTQGAAYVAAMSYGGDDLTIYPYFPETITVSGLDVTGAALHLIDNVSITA encoded by the coding sequence ATGAATAACAGCCTGTTACCCGTCGGTTCGTCTGATCTGGAAATTGCCGCCGCAAAAGCCTGCGCAGAATTATCCCGCACGCCGATCCCGTTACGCCAGTTATGTGATCCAGACAGCTGCCCGTCAGGCCTACTGCCCTATCTCGCATGGGCATTCTCTGTTGATCGTTGGGATGAAAAATGGCCTGAAATCATCAAGCGGCAGGCGATAAAAGACGCCTGGTTCATTCATCGCCACAAAGGCACTGTCGGCGCACTGCGTCGCGTTGTTGAGCCGTTCGGCTACCTGATCAGAATTATCGAATGGTGGCAGAACGGCGAAGAGCCTGGCACGTTCCGGCTGGACATTGGCGTGCAGGATAGCGGAATCACCGAAGAAACCTTTTACGAGCTGGAGCGGCTGATTGCCGACGCCAAACCCGCGTCCCGTCACCTGCTGGGGCTGAATATCAACCTCGACACACAAGGCGCGGCCTATGTCGCGGCCATGTCCTACGGCGGTGACGACCTGACCATTTATCCCTATTTCCCTGAAACTATTACTGTGTCCGGTCTGGATGTGACAGGCGCAGCACTTCATTTAATCGACAACGTGAGCATAACCGCATGA
- a CDS encoding phage tail assembly protein gives MTEKQNNVVILQNPIARKGGDVKEVTITGALKQAGSLRGLKVYDVMTSDVDSLLTLLPRVTSPALTKEELTTMDTWDFCQLSNAVATFLQPSSPANETGAVTA, from the coding sequence ATGACTGAGAAACAAAATAACGTCGTCATTCTGCAAAACCCGATTGCGCGTAAAGGCGGTGACGTCAAAGAAGTCACTATTACTGGCGCGCTAAAGCAGGCCGGATCGCTGCGTGGGCTGAAGGTCTACGATGTGATGACGTCCGATGTGGATAGCCTGCTGACGTTGCTCCCGCGCGTTACCAGTCCGGCGCTGACGAAAGAAGAACTTACCACGATGGATACCTGGGACTTTTGCCAGCTCTCCAATGCGGTGGCCACTTTTTTGCAACCCTCTTCCCCAGCGAACGAGACGGGCGCGGTAACGGCGTAA
- a CDS encoding GpE family phage tail protein has protein sequence MPVDELLAWRSRAAVRSGNSE, from the coding sequence ATGCCAGTAGATGAACTGCTGGCATGGCGCAGCCGAGCGGCCGTTAGAAGCGGAAACTCGGAATGA
- a CDS encoding phage tail tape measure protein: MTDRNLNIRVAFSAINNMARPVSAARSGTAALADQIKSTQNTLNGLGRQASSFDRLSAASAKTTRELEQAKAKAAAMRAEFGAASARTDEQNAALKRQRELIRQLSTAQTNETEQLTQLRAELARHGVILDRSRRATDQISDQTARYNRQLAEQQRRLAAVTQARTRYDRMQQTAGNLRSTGAMAIGASAAGAYVGARMMAPNLQSDKSGAVIAAQNAEAPAMGSQYSKIIKGINSAGVSNDLAQIASTVSAVRSSLGALGEVGEAELDRISRKALDMQSVLGGDTAEHIQIAAIMMKNGLARSSDDAFDLMAAGMQRVSTQMRGELPEILHEYSTHFRNMGYSGSEAMTLLVNMAQQGKFALDKTGDAVKEFSIRGSDMSKSSIAAYDAIGLNAKRVSSAIASGGAQARNAMQQTAKGLLKIKDPAERANAAIALFGTPIEDLSIDQIPNFLSALANTKDQFSDVSGTAERMGSTLRDNLSGDIDKLGGALSGLRFAIFENDSGILRTLAQSATGLVNSVREWVTANPELAQTLLVVVGGALALTAAIGTISLATGILMGPFSKLQLGLSLLSGGKGIGTVTSMFSRLSGVMTGSLSSTRAWGGILTSIRSGIGGIGNIAQGAGRALLMVFTQPGAALSALGNGMRMLATSGFSALSGSGMAVFNILRTGFMLLLSPIGIIGAAIVAAGVLIYKYWEPIKAFFSGFFSGLSAGLEPVKQSFSALSPIFDGIGQAISGVWDWFKKLFEPVNASSESLKQCTEAGKVFGEVVGMAISGVVTVILKVAEGIGWILEKLGVIPEAANAAVSASNAMNGAMPEKGYEPKKPVMYIWDEKQKKMVAQEWKPQPPKEAEAVIKTGEAAKPPAGEGNKPKQTGALQDLTGSNPKTEKTGSTAKTEDKKDPNKLGDIIFKNVPPAVMLANGYSESQVMPAQPKIPLLERVKQTAGVLAASVLPFTVQPAGADVPAINSPAAQMKTAMSAGMANTDKYEINITIQDARSLDEDKLVARLRREIDDIERRKQSRQRSQLTDHV, translated from the coding sequence ATGACAGATCGCAATCTCAATATTCGCGTGGCGTTCAGCGCGATCAATAATATGGCTCGGCCCGTCAGTGCAGCACGTAGCGGCACTGCGGCGCTGGCCGATCAAATTAAATCCACGCAAAACACCCTCAACGGATTAGGACGGCAGGCCAGCAGCTTTGACCGCCTGAGCGCTGCATCGGCTAAAACAACCCGCGAACTAGAACAAGCTAAAGCCAAAGCCGCCGCGATGCGTGCCGAATTCGGTGCCGCCAGTGCGCGAACGGACGAACAAAACGCGGCACTGAAACGGCAACGTGAGCTGATCAGGCAATTATCAACGGCTCAGACCAACGAAACCGAACAGTTAACACAGCTACGGGCAGAGCTGGCGCGGCACGGCGTGATACTCGATCGCAGCCGCAGGGCAACAGACCAGATTAGCGACCAAACCGCACGCTATAACCGCCAGTTAGCGGAACAGCAACGGCGGTTGGCGGCAGTGACGCAGGCGCGTACGCGCTACGATCGGATGCAGCAGACAGCGGGGAACCTGCGCAGCACAGGTGCAATGGCAATCGGTGCCAGTGCAGCCGGTGCGTATGTCGGTGCCAGAATGATGGCCCCTAATTTGCAATCAGATAAAAGCGGCGCGGTGATTGCTGCACAAAATGCCGAAGCCCCTGCAATGGGGTCGCAGTATTCGAAAATCATTAAAGGGATCAATAGTGCCGGTGTGAGCAATGACCTTGCCCAGATCGCCAGCACCGTATCGGCGGTGCGTAGCTCACTGGGCGCATTAGGGGAAGTCGGTGAAGCGGAATTAGACCGGATCTCGCGCAAAGCGTTGGATATGCAATCTGTGCTCGGCGGCGATACAGCAGAACATATCCAGATTGCCGCCATCATGATGAAGAATGGTCTGGCTCGCAGCAGCGATGACGCATTCGATTTGATGGCGGCGGGTATGCAACGCGTATCTACCCAGATGCGCGGCGAGTTACCTGAGATATTGCATGAGTATTCAACGCATTTCAGGAACATGGGCTACAGCGGTTCTGAAGCCATGACGCTACTAGTCAATATGGCGCAGCAAGGCAAATTCGCGCTGGATAAAACGGGCGATGCCGTCAAAGAGTTCTCAATCCGTGGCTCTGATATGTCCAAGTCCAGCATCGCGGCGTATGACGCCATCGGCTTGAATGCGAAGCGCGTGTCATCAGCCATCGCCAGCGGTGGCGCACAAGCACGTAACGCGATGCAGCAAACTGCGAAGGGGTTATTGAAGATTAAAGACCCAGCAGAGCGGGCAAATGCGGCCATTGCATTATTTGGCACACCGATAGAAGACCTGTCTATCGATCAGATCCCTAATTTCCTGTCAGCGTTGGCGAACACTAAAGACCAGTTCAGTGATGTCAGCGGAACAGCCGAACGAATGGGCAGTACGTTACGCGATAACCTGTCGGGGGATATCGACAAGCTGGGTGGCGCACTGAGTGGGCTACGTTTTGCCATCTTTGAAAATGATTCAGGTATTTTGCGTACGCTGGCTCAGAGCGCTACAGGGTTAGTGAATAGCGTCCGTGAGTGGGTAACGGCTAACCCTGAGTTGGCTCAAACGCTGCTCGTTGTTGTTGGCGGTGCACTGGCGCTCACCGCAGCCATCGGCACCATTTCTCTCGCGACCGGCATATTGATGGGGCCATTTTCCAAACTGCAACTTGGCCTATCCCTGTTAAGCGGTGGCAAGGGTATTGGCACCGTTACAAGTATGTTCAGCAGGCTTAGCGGCGTTATGACGGGTAGCCTGTCCAGCACTCGCGCGTGGGGGGGCATCCTTACCAGTATACGCAGTGGCATCGGTGGTATTGGCAATATCGCTCAAGGTGCTGGCCGTGCGTTGTTGATGGTATTCACTCAGCCAGGCGCGGCGCTATCGGCGCTGGGTAATGGCATGCGGATGCTGGCGACATCTGGATTTTCTGCGCTGAGTGGGTCAGGGATGGCAGTATTTAACATCTTGCGTACTGGCTTCATGTTGTTGCTCAGCCCAATCGGCATTATCGGCGCGGCAATCGTTGCGGCAGGTGTGTTGATTTACAAATACTGGGAACCGATTAAGGCGTTTTTCAGCGGTTTTTTCAGCGGTCTGAGCGCTGGTCTTGAACCGGTTAAACAATCTTTCTCAGCGTTATCACCGATTTTTGACGGGATCGGACAGGCTATTAGTGGCGTATGGGACTGGTTCAAAAAACTGTTTGAACCGGTCAATGCCTCATCTGAATCGCTGAAACAATGCACAGAAGCGGGGAAAGTATTTGGTGAAGTGGTCGGGATGGCGATTAGTGGCGTAGTCACTGTTATTTTAAAAGTCGCTGAAGGCATTGGTTGGATACTGGAAAAATTAGGGGTGATCCCTGAAGCCGCAAATGCCGCCGTCTCTGCATCAAATGCCATGAACGGCGCAATGCCGGAAAAAGGCTATGAGCCTAAAAAACCCGTGATGTACATATGGGATGAGAAACAAAAGAAAATGGTGGCGCAGGAATGGAAGCCACAGCCCCCCAAAGAAGCCGAGGCGGTTATTAAAACCGGTGAGGCAGCAAAACCACCGGCAGGCGAAGGCAATAAGCCTAAACAAACTGGGGCGTTGCAGGACCTGACGGGGAGCAATCCCAAAACAGAAAAAACAGGCAGCACAGCAAAGACCGAAGACAAGAAAGACCCGAACAAGCTGGGTGATATCATTTTTAAAAACGTACCGCCTGCCGTCATGCTGGCGAACGGCTATAGTGAATCACAGGTTATGCCTGCACAGCCCAAAATCCCCCTACTTGAGCGGGTGAAGCAAACCGCCGGCGTGCTGGCCGCGTCTGTCCTGCCGTTCACCGTGCAACCTGCTGGGGCAGACGTTCCGGCTATCAATTCACCTGCAGCACAGATGAAAACGGCGATGTCTGCCGGTATGGCCAACACAGACAAATATGAAATCAATATCACGATTCAGGATGCACGCAGCCTTGATGAAGACAAACTCGTCGCCAGATTGCGGCGGGAAATAGACGATATTGAACGTCGTAAGCAGAGTCGCCAGCGCTCACAACTAACTGACCACGTATAG
- a CDS encoding phage tail protein — protein sequence MMMILGMFVFMRQTAPYQSLSHDSSWRHVKNDRVGKSPRYQYIGAGEDKITLAGELYPEITGGDVSLNVLQTMAYTGKAWPLIEGTGNIYGMYVITSINETRSEFFNDGKARHISFTLNLERVSEDLREMLGDMDIGLPL from the coding sequence ATGATGATGATACTGGGTATGTTCGTTTTCATGCGGCAGACTGCGCCGTACCAATCCCTGAGCCATGACAGCAGTTGGAGGCATGTTAAAAATGACCGAGTCGGCAAATCCCCGCGTTATCAGTACATCGGCGCGGGTGAAGATAAAATCACGCTGGCCGGTGAACTGTATCCTGAAATAACCGGCGGTGATGTGTCACTAAACGTGCTGCAAACGATGGCCTACACAGGGAAAGCCTGGCCGCTAATCGAGGGGACGGGGAATATCTACGGTATGTATGTGATAACCAGCATCAACGAAACCCGCTCTGAGTTCTTTAATGACGGTAAAGCACGGCATATCTCATTTACGCTAAATCTTGAGCGGGTTAGCGAGGATTTGCGGGAAATGCTGGGTGATATGGATATCGGCTTACCCTTGTGA
- a CDS encoding phage major tail tube protein, with amino-acid sequence MSLPKKLKYFNLFIDGDNYFGQVPEVTPPKLTRKTEDYQAGGMPGFVAIDFGFDAGALDMEITLGGLDAGLLKKWGVSTVDGMQTRFAGSYQDEATGEAVPCEIQTRGRFTELDPGSAKVGEDTAHKYTLKNTYFKLTISGEEVMEVDVLNMIYKVAGVDMLEKHRANVGL; translated from the coding sequence ATGTCTCTGCCAAAAAAACTTAAATACTTCAATCTGTTTATCGACGGTGACAACTATTTCGGCCAGGTGCCGGAAGTGACACCGCCCAAACTCACGCGCAAGACGGAAGACTATCAGGCGGGCGGAATGCCTGGCTTTGTCGCGATTGACTTCGGTTTTGATGCGGGCGCGCTGGATATGGAAATCACCCTCGGCGGGCTGGATGCTGGCTTGTTGAAAAAGTGGGGCGTCTCCACTGTGGACGGTATGCAAACGCGCTTTGCAGGTTCATATCAGGATGAAGCCACAGGCGAAGCGGTGCCGTGTGAAATCCAGACGCGTGGCCGGTTTACCGAGCTTGACCCAGGCTCCGCCAAAGTGGGTGAAGATACGGCACATAAATACACCCTGAAAAATACCTACTTTAAGCTGACGATCAGCGGTGAAGAGGTCATGGAAGTGGATGTGCTGAACATGATTTATAAAGTGGCCGGTGTCGATATGCTGGAAAAACACCGCGCTAACGTTGGGCTATAG